The following are encoded in a window of uncultured Pseudomonas sp. genomic DNA:
- the earP gene encoding elongation factor P maturation arginine rhamnosyltransferase EarP: MRATWDIFCSVVDNYGDIGVTWRLARQLVAEHGLAVRLWVDDLTAFVRLCPQADSQLLRQVQQGVEVCAWSADWQAVEPSDVVIEAFACELPAAYIAAMARRKRKVLWLNLEYLSAEDWVEGCHGLPSMQSNGLSKFFFFPGFTPGSGGLLRERALLTQRRAFQADERARDAFLRSLGVEPVAGALLISLFAYENVALGSWLEVLAAGPQPAQLLVPEGRILTSLQGWLGGPALQVADACKRGQLHIQVLPFIQQDQYDRLLWSCDFNAVRGEDSFIRAQWAGRPLLWHIYEQADGAHLDKLRAFLTLYKEGLSADAQVALSGLWTGWNSNGAIGECWTQLLKSWPEQAEHAESWCLKRALQADLAEALVQFYLNWL, encoded by the coding sequence ATGCGCGCGACTTGGGATATTTTCTGCAGCGTTGTCGATAACTACGGCGACATCGGCGTGACCTGGCGGTTGGCTCGGCAGCTGGTGGCCGAACATGGTCTGGCGGTGCGGCTGTGGGTCGATGACCTGACTGCCTTTGTGCGCCTGTGTCCGCAAGCGGATAGCCAGTTGTTGAGGCAGGTGCAGCAGGGTGTTGAGGTGTGTGCCTGGTCCGCTGATTGGCAGGCCGTTGAGCCGTCGGATGTGGTGATTGAGGCGTTTGCCTGTGAGCTGCCGGCGGCTTATATCGCAGCGATGGCGAGACGTAAGCGCAAAGTGCTCTGGCTTAACCTGGAGTACCTCAGTGCCGAGGACTGGGTGGAGGGTTGCCATGGCTTGCCCTCGATGCAGTCCAACGGTTTGTCGAAGTTTTTCTTCTTTCCAGGGTTTACGCCGGGCAGTGGTGGTTTGCTGCGTGAGCGTGCGCTGCTGACGCAACGGCGCGCATTTCAGGCAGATGAGCGTGCGCGTGATGCGTTTCTACGCAGCCTGGGTGTTGAACCCGTGGCCGGCGCGCTGCTGATTTCGCTGTTTGCCTATGAGAATGTAGCCTTGGGCAGTTGGTTGGAGGTATTGGCGGCCGGCCCGCAGCCCGCTCAACTGTTGGTGCCAGAGGGGCGCATTTTGACCAGTTTGCAGGGCTGGCTGGGCGGTCCGGCGTTGCAGGTCGCTGATGCCTGTAAACGTGGCCAGTTGCATATCCAGGTGTTGCCGTTTATCCAGCAGGATCAATACGACCGGCTGCTGTGGAGTTGCGATTTCAATGCGGTGCGCGGCGAGGATTCTTTTATTCGGGCGCAGTGGGCCGGGCGGCCGTTGCTCTGGCATATCTATGAGCAGGCCGATGGCGCGCATCTGGACAAGCTCCGCGCGTTTCTAACCCTCTATAAAGAGGGCTTGTCAGCCGATGCGCAAGTTGCGCTGAGCGGTCTTTGGACTGGCTGGAATAGCAACGGAGCGATAGGCGAATGCTGGACGCAGCTGCTGAAAAGTTGGCCGGAGCAGGCCGAGCACGCCGAGAGCTGGTGTCTAAAGCGGGCCTTGCAGGCCGATCTTGCTGAGGCGCTGGTGCAGTTTTACCTAAATTGGCTATGA
- a CDS encoding amidotransferase — protein sequence MPLRICILETDILRPELVDQYDSYGRMFEQLFARQPIAAEFKVYNVMEGHYPPDSERYDAYLVTGSKADSFGADAWIQTLKTYLLERYRRGEKLLGVCFGHQILALLLGGKAERAVQGWGVGIHQYRMANKPGWMSPDLEDLTLLISHQDQVTQLPDNATLLAGSDFCPIASYCIGDQVLCFQGHPEFVHDYSRALLDLRQQHIGEQAYAKAVDSLHQAHQGHTVAEWMMRFVAHGRAGLAE from the coding sequence ATGCCGCTGCGTATTTGCATCTTGGAAACCGACATCCTCCGCCCTGAATTGGTCGACCAATACGACAGCTATGGCCGTATGTTTGAACAATTGTTCGCCCGCCAGCCGATTGCGGCCGAGTTCAAGGTGTACAACGTGATGGAGGGGCACTACCCGCCAGACAGCGAGCGTTACGATGCTTATCTGGTCACGGGCAGTAAGGCGGACTCCTTCGGTGCCGATGCCTGGATCCAAACCCTGAAAACCTACCTGCTGGAGCGCTACCGTCGTGGCGAAAAACTGTTGGGGGTGTGTTTCGGCCACCAGATTCTGGCGCTGCTACTCGGCGGCAAGGCTGAACGCGCCGTGCAGGGCTGGGGCGTGGGCATTCACCAGTACCGTATGGCCAACAAGCCGGGCTGGATGAGCCCCGACCTGGAAGACCTGACCCTGCTGATCAGCCATCAGGACCAAGTTACTCAACTGCCAGACAATGCCACCTTGCTGGCCGGCAGCGACTTCTGCCCGATTGCTTCTTACTGCATTGGCGATCAGGTGCTGTGCTTCCAGGGGCACCCCGAGTTTGTCCATGACTACTCGCGGGCGCTGCTCGACCTGCGTCAGCAGCATATCGGTGAGCAGGCGTACGCCAAGGCGGTCGACAGTTTGCATCAGGCTCACCAAGGCCACACGGTGGCCGAGTGGATGATGCGCTTTGTCGCCCATGGCCGCGCAGGCCTGGCCGAGTAA
- a CDS encoding LysR family transcriptional regulator: MNPDALTDQLSLFLDVLETGSFSAAARRHPLTPSAVARRIDALERSLGSHLFSRSTHAVRATSAGLAFAERAKRILAELHLARAEAVSLSSAPEGLIRIDAPAPFGRRHLAPAIAEFLVAYPGLDVQLRLIDSFVDLHGTHLGEVDLVLRIGPLADTRLVATALSPMIRVVCASPAYLAERGVPRTPAELLEHDGLDWDSLAPPYAWRFEQDGKLQLCRPKRLRMTANNAEALLFSALAGLGIAHLPTWLISDYLVRGELLPLFCENGLPAPEPSGIYALRLERETDSRSRLLLEFLKARFAPVAPWDLALQSGLQRS, from the coding sequence ATGAACCCCGATGCCCTGACCGATCAGCTCAGCCTGTTTCTCGACGTGCTGGAGACCGGCAGTTTTTCCGCTGCCGCCCGCCGCCATCCGCTAACACCATCGGCCGTAGCGCGGCGCATCGATGCACTGGAGCGCTCGCTGGGCAGCCATTTGTTCAGCCGCAGCACCCACGCCGTGCGCGCTACCTCTGCCGGTTTGGCCTTTGCCGAACGGGCCAAGCGCATTCTCGCCGAACTGCACCTGGCCCGCGCCGAAGCGGTGTCGCTGAGCAGCGCACCCGAGGGGCTGATCCGCATCGACGCCCCCGCACCGTTCGGCCGTCGACATCTCGCGCCGGCGATTGCCGAGTTTCTCGTCGCCTATCCAGGGCTGGATGTACAACTGCGCTTGATCGACAGCTTCGTCGACCTGCATGGCACGCATTTGGGCGAAGTCGATCTGGTGCTGCGTATCGGCCCCCTGGCCGATACCCGCTTGGTCGCCACCGCCCTCTCACCGATGATCCGGGTCGTCTGCGCCAGCCCCGCGTACCTGGCAGAACGTGGCGTACCACGTACGCCTGCCGAGCTACTCGAGCATGACGGCCTCGACTGGGATAGCCTGGCCCCGCCCTACGCCTGGCGTTTTGAACAGGATGGCAAGCTGCAACTGTGCCGCCCCAAACGCCTACGGATGACCGCCAATAACGCCGAAGCCTTGCTGTTCAGCGCCCTCGCCGGCCTGGGTATCGCCCACCTGCCCACCTGGCTGATTAGCGACTACCTGGTTCGCGGTGAGTTGCTGCCGCTGTTCTGCGAAAACGGCTTACCCGCGCCCGAGCCCAGCGGTATCTACGCCCTGCGCCTGGAGCGCGAAACCGACTCGCGCAGCCGTTTGCTACTGGAGTTTCTCAAGGCCAGGTTTGCTCCAGTAGCGCCCTGGGATCTAGCACTGCAGAGCGGCCTACAGCGCAGCTGA
- a CDS encoding sulfite exporter TauE/SafE family protein, whose translation MTLLDVALNLLLGVALGTLGGLFGIGGGLIAIPALGVLFGLDQQLAQGTALVMVVPNVLLALWRYHQRNRIDWRHALALAITSLIFAVLGAGWAVTLDAERMRLGFVVFLLLLAVYNVSRLFSKPAVLSVGLRYPWPWLTLLGSAAGMVGGLFGVGGAVLATPVLTLVFGASQVVAQGLSLALAAPSTAVTLATYATHGHVDWLLGAPLAMGGLLSISWGVKCAHALSERVLRGLFTGFLLLCALLLGFKA comes from the coding sequence ATGACTTTGCTCGACGTTGCACTGAACCTCTTGCTCGGGGTCGCGCTTGGCACGCTTGGCGGCCTGTTTGGGATTGGTGGCGGGCTAATCGCCATCCCGGCGCTGGGTGTGCTGTTTGGCTTGGATCAGCAACTGGCTCAGGGCACGGCACTGGTGATGGTGGTGCCCAATGTGCTGCTGGCCCTGTGGCGCTATCACCAGCGTAATCGTATCGACTGGCGCCATGCGTTGGCGCTGGCCATCACCAGCTTGATTTTTGCCGTGTTAGGGGCCGGTTGGGCGGTCACCCTGGATGCCGAGCGCATGCGCCTGGGTTTTGTGGTCTTTCTGCTGCTGTTGGCGGTTTACAACGTTTCTCGTCTGTTCAGCAAACCGGCCGTGCTCTCGGTCGGCCTGCGTTATCCCTGGCCCTGGTTGACGTTGCTGGGCAGTGCTGCCGGCATGGTTGGTGGCCTGTTTGGCGTCGGCGGCGCGGTACTGGCGACGCCGGTATTGACCCTGGTATTTGGCGCCAGCCAAGTGGTCGCGCAGGGGCTGTCTCTGGCCCTAGCCGCGCCGAGCACGGCGGTGACCCTGGCGACCTATGCCACGCATGGCCATGTCGACTGGCTGCTGGGGGCTCCCTTGGCGATGGGTGGGCTATTGAGTATCAGTTGGGGGGTCAAGTGCGCGCATGCGCTGTCCGAGCGCGTGCTACGCGGGTTATTTACCGGTTTTCTGTTGCTCTGCGCGCTATTGCTGGGGTTTAAAGCCTGA
- a CDS encoding 1-acylglycerol-3-phosphate O-acyltransferase has protein sequence MLFLLRMLAMGVHFIMAGILGLLLGICRPFNPDNSRLCARLYSWPALRILGLQVEADTASLRDHARSAVIVANHQSNYDLFVVGSVVPERTVCLGKKSLKWVPFFGQLFWLSGNVLIERGNAAQAKQAMLTTTDTLQHKDTSIWVFAEGTRNLGKGLLPFKKGAFQMAIAAGVPIIQVCTSTYVNHMQLNRWNSGTIKIRSLPPIPTCGLTLDDLPALMQQCQQQIHDCINSLDAEIEGRA, from the coding sequence ATGCTTTTTCTTCTACGCATGCTGGCGATGGGCGTTCACTTCATCATGGCGGGCATCTTGGGGCTGTTGCTTGGCATCTGCCGCCCGTTCAATCCGGACAACAGCCGTTTATGCGCACGGCTCTATTCCTGGCCAGCCCTGCGCATTCTCGGCCTCCAAGTTGAAGCCGACACCGCCAGCTTGCGCGATCACGCGCGCAGCGCGGTGATAGTCGCCAACCACCAATCCAACTACGACCTGTTCGTGGTCGGTAGCGTGGTGCCGGAACGTACCGTTTGCCTGGGTAAGAAAAGTCTGAAATGGGTACCGTTTTTCGGCCAACTGTTTTGGCTATCGGGCAACGTGCTTATCGAGCGCGGCAATGCAGCGCAGGCCAAGCAGGCCATGCTCACCACCACCGACACCCTGCAGCACAAAGACACCTCCATCTGGGTGTTTGCCGAAGGGACTCGCAACTTGGGCAAGGGCCTGTTGCCGTTCAAGAAAGGCGCTTTTCAGATGGCCATTGCCGCCGGCGTACCGATCATCCAGGTGTGCACCAGCACCTACGTCAATCACATGCAGCTCAATCGTTGGAACAGCGGCACTATCAAGATTCGCTCCCTGCCACCGATTCCCACCTGCGGTTTGACGCTAGACGATCTGCCCGCCTTGATGCAGCAGTGCCAGCAACAGATTCACGACTGCATCAACAGCCTTGATGCAGAGATTGAAGGCCGCGCCTGA
- the efp gene encoding elongation factor P → MKTAQEMKPNSVALIDGQPWLIQKAEFTKSGRNSAIVKMKLKNLLSGSSTETVYKADDKLEPVILDRVSVTYSYYSEPNYVFMDEEFNQYELNKDDLESVMPFIVDGMTDVCEAVFFEGKVVSVDLPTTIVRQITYTEGSARGDTSGKVMKPAKLSNGTEVKVADFCNIDDWIEIDTRTGEYKSRAKAPV, encoded by the coding sequence ATGAAAACCGCACAAGAAATGAAGCCCAACAGTGTGGCCCTGATCGACGGCCAACCTTGGCTGATCCAGAAGGCCGAATTCACCAAGTCCGGTCGTAACAGCGCCATCGTTAAAATGAAGCTGAAGAACCTGCTGAGCGGCTCTTCGACTGAAACCGTATACAAGGCTGATGACAAGCTTGAGCCGGTTATCCTGGATCGCGTTAGCGTGACCTACTCGTACTACAGCGAGCCGAACTACGTCTTTATGGACGAAGAGTTCAACCAGTACGAGCTGAACAAAGACGACCTGGAAAGCGTAATGCCGTTCATCGTTGATGGCATGACCGACGTCTGTGAAGCCGTATTCTTCGAAGGCAAAGTGGTTTCGGTTGACCTGCCGACCACCATCGTTCGCCAGATCACCTACACCGAAGGCTCCGCTCGCGGCGATACTTCCGGCAAGGTGATGAAGCCAGCTAAACTGAGCAACGGTACTGAAGTTAAGGTTGCAGATTTCTGCAACATCGACGACTGGATCGAGATCGACACCCGTACTGGCGAGTACAAATCCCGCGCTAAAGCTCCGGTCTAA
- a CDS encoding crotonase/enoyl-CoA hydratase family protein has product MSDLISYQLDDGIATLTLCNGKVNAISPDVITAFNAALDRAVQDKAIVIITGQPGILSGGYDLKVMTSGPQNAINLVAAGSTLARRMLAHPFPIIVACPGHAVAKGAFILLSADYRIGVEGPFSIGLNEVQIGMTMHHAGIELARDRLRKSAFHRSVINGEMFNPQTAVDAGFLDKVVPAEQLLETAQAVAQQMKKINMNAHKNTKLKVRKALLEALDLAVEVDKQHPL; this is encoded by the coding sequence ATGAGCGACCTGATCAGCTACCAACTCGACGATGGCATTGCCACCCTGACCCTGTGTAATGGCAAGGTCAATGCCATTTCCCCGGATGTGATCACTGCCTTTAATGCCGCTCTGGATCGCGCCGTGCAAGACAAGGCCATCGTCATCATTACCGGCCAGCCGGGCATTCTCTCCGGTGGCTACGACCTCAAGGTGATGACCTCCGGCCCGCAGAACGCGATCAACTTGGTGGCCGCCGGTTCGACCCTGGCGCGGCGCATGCTCGCCCACCCCTTCCCGATCATCGTTGCCTGCCCAGGCCATGCCGTGGCCAAGGGTGCCTTTATTCTGCTGTCGGCCGATTACCGCATCGGCGTCGAAGGGCCGTTCAGCATCGGTCTTAATGAAGTGCAGATCGGCATGACCATGCACCACGCGGGCATCGAACTGGCCCGTGATCGTCTGCGCAAGTCGGCGTTCCATCGCTCGGTGATCAATGGTGAGATGTTCAACCCACAAACCGCAGTGGATGCTGGCTTCCTCGATAAGGTAGTCCCGGCCGAACAGTTGCTGGAAACCGCGCAGGCGGTTGCCCAGCAAATGAAGAAAATCAACATGAACGCGCACAAGAACACCAAGCTGAAAGTACGCAAAGCGCTGCTTGAAGCCCTCGACCTGGCCGTTGAGGTGGATAAACAACACCCCCTCTGA